From a region of the Rhodococcus sp. 4CII genome:
- the priA gene encoding bifunctional 1-(5-phosphoribosyl)-5-((5-phosphoribosylamino)methylideneamino)imidazole-4-carboxamide isomerase/phosphoribosylanthranilate isomerase PriA has translation MSLVLLPAVDVVNGEAVRLVQGEVGSETGYGSPRDAALAWQNDGAEWVHIVDLDAAFGRGSNRELLADVVGELDVQVELSGGIRDDASLEAALATGCGRVNLGTAAIENPEWCARAIAKYGEKIAVGLDVRLVDGEYQLRGRGWVTEGGNLWETLARLDKDGCSRYVVTDVSKDGTLTGPNLELLAQVCAATDAPVVASGGVSTIDDLRAIAGLVDQGVEGSIVGKALYAGRFTLPEALAAVSG, from the coding sequence GTGAGCCTGGTCCTTTTGCCTGCTGTAGATGTCGTCAACGGTGAAGCTGTTCGCCTCGTCCAGGGGGAGGTGGGAAGCGAGACCGGATACGGCTCGCCTCGTGATGCCGCCCTCGCGTGGCAGAACGACGGTGCCGAGTGGGTGCACATCGTCGACCTCGATGCCGCATTCGGTCGCGGATCGAACCGGGAACTCCTCGCCGACGTGGTCGGCGAACTCGACGTCCAGGTGGAACTGTCCGGTGGAATCCGCGACGACGCATCGCTCGAGGCCGCCCTGGCCACGGGCTGCGGTCGCGTGAACCTCGGCACCGCCGCCATCGAGAACCCCGAATGGTGTGCCCGCGCCATCGCCAAGTACGGCGAGAAGATCGCCGTCGGTCTCGACGTGCGCCTCGTCGACGGGGAGTACCAGCTCCGCGGTCGTGGCTGGGTCACCGAGGGCGGAAACCTGTGGGAGACCCTCGCCCGGCTCGACAAGGACGGCTGCTCCCGGTACGTCGTCACCGACGTGAGCAAGGACGGCACCCTCACCGGACCCAATCTCGAGCTCCTCGCGCAGGTCTGCGCGGCCACCGACGCTCCCGTCGTGGCGTCGGGCGGCGTGTCCACCATCGACGACCTCCGGGCGATCGCCGGACTAGTCGACCAGGGCGTCGAGGGGTCCATCGTCGGCAAGGCGCTGTACGCGGGGCGGTTCACCCTTCCCGAGGCGCTCGCCGCGGTCTCGGGCTGA
- a CDS encoding histidinol-phosphate transaminase, translating into MTASNVPGSSIGVDALPIRDNLRGKSAYGAPQLTVPVQLNTNENPHPPTQALVDDVAESVREAARELHRYPDRDAVALRTDLAAYLARQTGVPVTVDNVWAANGSNEILQQLLQAFGGPGRSAMGFVPSYSMHPIIADGTETEWLPIFRRADFALDVDAAVAAIAERRPDVVFVTSPNNPTGHSVGIAELRRVLDTAPGIVIVDEAYAEFSDAPSALTLIDEYPSKLVVSRTMSKAFAFAGGRLGYLAAAPAFIEALLLVRLPYHLSVVTQAAARAALRHANETLGSVHALATERVRVSKALEDTGFRVIPSDANFILFGEFTDSAHAWQAYLDRGVLIRDVGIPGYLRATVGLASENDAFIVASDEIAATELTSSGDRG; encoded by the coding sequence GTGACCGCGTCGAACGTGCCGGGTTCCTCGATCGGGGTCGACGCCCTGCCGATCCGGGACAATCTGCGCGGCAAGTCCGCGTACGGCGCCCCGCAACTCACCGTCCCCGTTCAGCTGAACACCAACGAGAACCCGCACCCGCCCACGCAGGCGCTCGTCGACGACGTCGCGGAATCCGTCCGGGAGGCGGCGCGGGAACTGCACCGCTACCCGGACCGTGACGCGGTCGCGCTGCGCACCGACCTCGCCGCGTACCTCGCCCGCCAGACGGGTGTGCCGGTGACGGTCGACAACGTGTGGGCGGCCAACGGGTCGAACGAGATCCTGCAGCAGTTGCTGCAGGCGTTCGGCGGTCCGGGTCGCAGCGCGATGGGCTTCGTGCCGTCGTACTCGATGCATCCGATCATCGCGGACGGCACCGAGACCGAGTGGCTGCCGATCTTCCGGCGCGCCGATTTCGCGCTGGACGTGGACGCCGCGGTCGCGGCGATCGCCGAACGCAGGCCGGACGTCGTGTTCGTCACCAGCCCCAACAACCCGACCGGGCACAGTGTCGGTATCGCGGAACTGCGCCGGGTCCTCGACACCGCCCCGGGCATCGTGATCGTCGACGAGGCGTACGCCGAATTCTCCGATGCACCCAGCGCCCTGACGCTGATCGACGAATACCCCTCCAAGCTCGTCGTGTCGCGGACGATGAGCAAGGCGTTCGCGTTCGCCGGGGGCCGGCTCGGATACCTCGCGGCGGCACCGGCATTCATCGAGGCGCTGCTCCTGGTCCGGTTGCCGTATCACCTGTCGGTGGTCACGCAGGCCGCCGCCCGCGCGGCGCTGCGGCATGCGAACGAGACGCTCGGCAGCGTGCACGCACTCGCGACGGAGCGGGTTCGGGTGTCGAAGGCTTTGGAGGACACCGGCTTCCGTGTCATCCCCAGCGATGCCAACTTCATCCTGTTCGGTGAGTTCACCGACAGTGCGCACGCCTGGCAGGCCTACCTCGACCGCGGAGTGCTGATCCGGGACGTCGGCATCCCCGGATACCTGCGCGCCACCGTCGGCCTGGCGTCCGAGAACGACGCCTTCATCGTGGCGAGCGACGAGATCGCCGCGACCGAACTCACCAGCTCAGGAGATCGAGGATGA
- a CDS encoding putative zinc-binding metallopeptidase — protein sequence MRSFMCRRCGQRLSFENSLCLKCDSALGFHLPSRSIVVLDGADRAEVDDETWVRCANAGTAKCNWLVRKDDVQSLCTSCRLTRTRPADGDDEGMAAFATAETNKRRVVLELDELGLPIVPKFEDPATGLAFDLLSSARTPVVTGHAGGVITLDLAEGDDVHREQLRVAMDEPYRTLVGHFRHEIGHYYQLMLIRGDVERARFEDLFGDPDLDYQAALKRHYSEGAPEGWGRLYVSSYATMHPAEDWAETFAHYLHIRDALDTAAAFAMAPSGATTSSELGGDVGFDQIIDWWLPLSWALNQMNRSMGHHDLYPFVLPAAVLEKMRFIHSLIRPAPVWDEPVPAATETRSAADR from the coding sequence GTGCGCAGCTTCATGTGTCGCAGATGCGGCCAACGACTGTCGTTCGAGAACAGTCTCTGCCTGAAATGTGACAGCGCTCTGGGGTTCCACCTGCCGAGCCGGTCCATCGTCGTCCTCGACGGCGCGGACCGGGCGGAGGTGGACGACGAGACCTGGGTGCGGTGCGCGAATGCCGGCACGGCGAAGTGCAACTGGCTCGTTCGGAAGGACGACGTCCAGAGCCTGTGCACGTCGTGCCGGCTGACGCGGACGCGTCCGGCAGACGGTGACGACGAGGGCATGGCCGCGTTCGCGACCGCGGAGACCAACAAGAGGCGGGTCGTACTCGAACTCGACGAGCTCGGACTCCCGATCGTCCCGAAATTCGAGGACCCGGCAACCGGGCTGGCCTTCGACCTCCTGTCTAGTGCGCGGACCCCGGTGGTGACCGGGCACGCCGGCGGGGTGATCACCCTGGACCTCGCCGAGGGCGACGACGTGCACCGGGAACAGTTGCGCGTCGCGATGGACGAGCCTTACCGCACGCTCGTCGGGCACTTCCGGCACGAGATCGGGCACTACTACCAGTTGATGCTGATCCGGGGCGACGTCGAGCGCGCCCGGTTCGAGGACCTGTTCGGGGATCCGGACCTCGACTACCAGGCGGCGCTGAAGCGTCACTACAGCGAGGGCGCGCCGGAGGGCTGGGGCCGCCTCTACGTGTCGTCCTACGCCACGATGCACCCCGCCGAGGACTGGGCGGAGACCTTCGCGCACTATCTCCATATCCGCGACGCCCTGGACACCGCGGCGGCCTTCGCTATGGCGCCCTCCGGAGCGACGACGAGCAGTGAACTCGGTGGCGACGTGGGATTCGACCAGATCATCGACTGGTGGCTGCCGCTGTCGTGGGCGCTCAACCAGATGAACAGGTCGATGGGCCACCATGACCTCTATCCGTTCGTGCTTCCGGCCGCGGTGCTGGAGAAGATGCGGTTCATCCACTCGCTGATCCGGCCCGCGCCGGTGTGGGACGAGCCGGTACCGGCGGCGACGGAAACCCGGTCGGCCGCCGACCGGTGA
- a CDS encoding MFS transporter has translation MPVAVEARRGLLRTPGMVAAMVMGAAAFGGWAVLLPVVPLIVSLSGGSDTLAGSVTAVFMAATVITQLWVPRLLRRWGHRWVLAAGCLLLGPPSLLLLLSTDAIPVLAVSSVRGSGFGMLTVASSALVAELVPRELLGRATGAQGIAVAAAQMVGLPAGLAIMQHWSATPVFVIGAVIPALAVLAITRLPAIHAPAERTASSRIPFAAVLTPWLAIAIAAAAFGGLSSLLPIAISERASLAGAILAVSSGATLVGRYAAGSFSDRLGVGRALVPALTFVCLGLVLFAVAAATAAPAPLLVCAALAFGFGFGAVQNESLVMIFTAAGPDRFGSASAGWNIGFDAGTGFGSLALGAVASAAGYSWVFGVAATAVAVVPAAGTVVGRALGRRSPAG, from the coding sequence ATGCCGGTCGCCGTGGAGGCTCGCCGGGGCCTGCTCCGCACACCGGGCATGGTCGCCGCAATGGTGATGGGCGCGGCGGCGTTCGGCGGCTGGGCAGTGCTCCTGCCGGTGGTGCCGCTGATCGTGTCACTGTCCGGCGGCTCGGACACCCTCGCCGGCAGTGTGACGGCCGTGTTCATGGCCGCCACCGTGATCACGCAACTCTGGGTGCCCCGGCTCCTGCGCAGGTGGGGGCATCGGTGGGTGCTCGCTGCCGGCTGCCTCCTGCTCGGGCCGCCGTCGCTGCTCCTGTTGCTCTCCACCGACGCGATCCCGGTGCTCGCCGTCTCGTCGGTCCGCGGGTCGGGCTTCGGCATGCTCACGGTCGCCAGTAGTGCCCTGGTCGCGGAACTGGTCCCCCGGGAGCTGCTCGGCAGGGCGACGGGCGCGCAGGGAATCGCGGTGGCCGCCGCGCAGATGGTCGGGCTGCCCGCGGGTCTCGCGATCATGCAGCACTGGTCCGCGACCCCCGTCTTCGTGATCGGGGCGGTCATCCCGGCGCTCGCCGTGCTCGCGATCACGCGGCTGCCGGCCATCCACGCCCCCGCGGAGCGCACCGCATCGAGCCGTATTCCGTTTGCCGCCGTGCTGACACCGTGGCTCGCGATCGCGATCGCGGCGGCCGCATTCGGCGGTTTGTCCAGCCTGCTGCCGATCGCGATCTCGGAGCGGGCGTCGCTCGCCGGGGCGATCCTCGCCGTCTCCAGCGGTGCGACGCTGGTCGGGCGGTACGCGGCGGGATCCTTCTCCGACCGGCTCGGGGTGGGCCGCGCCCTGGTGCCCGCCCTGACGTTCGTGTGCCTCGGCCTGGTCCTGTTCGCCGTCGCCGCGGCGACGGCGGCGCCCGCACCGCTGCTCGTGTGCGCGGCGCTGGCATTCGGATTCGGTTTCGGCGCGGTGCAGAACGAGTCGCTCGTCATGATCTTCACCGCCGCGGGACCGGACCGATTCGGCTCGGCGAGCGCGGGATGGAACATTGGGTTCGACGCCGGCACCGGATTCGGTTCCCTCGCGCTCGGAGCCGTCGCCTCGGCGGCCGGGTATTCCTGGGTCTTCGGGGTCGCGGCGACGGCGGTCGCGGTGGTCCCCGCCGCCGGAACGGTCGTCGGCCGCGCCCTCGGGCGCCGTTCACCCGCCGGATAA
- the hisB gene encoding imidazoleglycerol-phosphate dehydratase HisB, with the protein MTDRIARVERTTRESSITVELNLDGTGIVDVSTGVPFFDHMLTALGSHASFDLTVHAKGDIEIEAHHTVEDTSIVLGQALGQALGDKKGIRRFGDAFIPMDETLAHASVDVSGRPYCVHTGEPEHLLHSVIGGYPGVPYATVINRHVFESIALNARIALHVRVLYGRDQHHITEAEFKAVARALREAVEPDPRVTGVPSTKGSL; encoded by the coding sequence ATGACCGACCGCATCGCCCGCGTGGAACGCACCACCAGGGAATCCAGCATCACCGTCGAACTGAACCTCGACGGCACCGGCATCGTCGACGTCTCCACGGGTGTCCCGTTCTTCGATCACATGCTGACGGCGCTCGGTTCCCACGCGAGTTTCGACCTCACCGTCCACGCGAAGGGCGACATCGAGATCGAGGCGCACCACACGGTGGAGGACACGTCGATCGTGCTCGGTCAGGCCTTGGGGCAGGCCCTCGGCGACAAGAAGGGCATCCGACGGTTCGGTGACGCGTTCATCCCCATGGACGAGACGCTCGCGCACGCGTCCGTCGACGTGTCCGGCCGTCCGTACTGTGTTCACACCGGCGAGCCGGAACACCTGCTGCACTCGGTGATCGGTGGGTACCCGGGGGTGCCGTACGCGACGGTGATCAACCGCCACGTGTTCGAGTCGATCGCGCTCAACGCGCGCATCGCCCTGCACGTGCGCGTGCTGTACGGGCGCGACCAGCATCACATCACCGAAGCCGAGTTCAAGGCCGTCGCCCGGGCACTGCGCGAGGCCGTCGAGCCGGATCCCCGCGTCACGGGCGTGCCGTCCACCAAGGGCAGCCTGTGA
- a CDS encoding acyl-CoA dehydrogenase family protein: MVDTSAPKVTEEEARAVAEEARESGWDKPSFAKELFLGRFRLDLVHPFPRPAADDAAKAEEFLVRLRAYCEEMDGSVIESQSRIPDEYVRGLADLGCFGLKISEEYGGLGLSQVAYNRALMLVASVHPSLGALLSAHQSIGVPEPLKLAGTPEQKREFLPRCARGAISAFLLTEPDVGSDPARLASSATPIEDGAAYELNGVKLWTTNGVVAELLVVMARVPKTEGHRGGISAFVVEADTPGITVERRNAFMGLRGIENGVTRMYNVRVPPENLIGREGDGLKIALTTLNAGRLAIPAMCAGAGKWSLKIAREWSGVRVQWGKPVGEHAAVANKLSFIAATTYALEAVVDLSAQMNDEGRNDIRIEAALAKLWSSEMACVISDELIQVRGGRGYETAASLAARGERAVPVEQLDRDLRINRIFEGSSEIMRLLVAREAVDAHLTAAGDLADPHADTGAKARAAAKASGFYAKWLPQLVAGKGQVPTSYNEFGVLAKHLRFVERHSRKLARSTFYGMARWQAALEKQQGFLGRVVDIGAELFAMSATCVKAEMQREENEAEGAAAYELADVFCRQAALRVEKLFDGLWHNTDEVDKQVARSILEGRYAWLEQGVVDPSEGTGPWITEWTPGASTEENLARRFLESTRL, encoded by the coding sequence ATGGTCGACACCTCAGCTCCGAAGGTCACCGAAGAAGAAGCACGAGCGGTCGCAGAGGAGGCGAGGGAATCCGGCTGGGACAAACCCTCCTTCGCGAAAGAACTGTTTCTGGGACGGTTCCGGCTGGATCTGGTTCATCCGTTTCCCCGGCCGGCTGCGGACGACGCCGCCAAGGCCGAGGAATTCCTCGTCCGACTCCGCGCCTACTGCGAGGAGATGGACGGCAGCGTCATCGAATCCCAGTCGCGTATTCCCGACGAATACGTCCGCGGCCTCGCCGACCTGGGATGCTTCGGTCTGAAGATCTCCGAGGAGTACGGCGGCCTCGGGCTCTCGCAGGTCGCGTACAACCGGGCGCTGATGCTCGTCGCCTCGGTGCATCCGAGCCTGGGCGCGCTGCTGTCTGCGCATCAGTCGATCGGCGTCCCCGAGCCGCTCAAGCTCGCCGGCACTCCCGAGCAGAAGCGCGAATTCCTCCCGCGATGTGCGCGCGGCGCCATCTCGGCCTTCCTGCTCACCGAACCGGACGTCGGGTCGGACCCCGCGCGGCTGGCTTCGTCGGCGACACCCATCGAGGACGGCGCCGCGTACGAACTGAACGGTGTGAAGCTGTGGACGACCAACGGCGTCGTCGCGGAACTGCTCGTCGTCATGGCGCGCGTACCGAAGACCGAAGGCCACCGCGGCGGCATCTCCGCCTTCGTCGTCGAGGCCGACACACCCGGCATCACCGTCGAACGGCGCAACGCGTTCATGGGACTGCGCGGAATCGAGAACGGCGTCACCCGGATGTACAACGTCCGGGTACCCCCGGAGAACCTGATCGGCCGGGAAGGCGACGGACTGAAGATCGCGCTCACCACGCTCAACGCGGGCAGGCTGGCGATTCCGGCGATGTGCGCCGGGGCGGGTAAGTGGTCGCTGAAGATCGCCCGCGAATGGTCGGGTGTGCGCGTGCAGTGGGGCAAGCCCGTCGGCGAGCACGCGGCCGTCGCGAACAAGTTGTCGTTCATCGCCGCGACCACGTACGCCCTCGAAGCGGTCGTGGACCTGTCGGCGCAGATGAACGACGAGGGTCGCAACGACATCCGGATCGAAGCGGCGCTCGCCAAGCTGTGGTCGTCCGAGATGGCCTGCGTCATCTCCGACGAACTGATCCAGGTCCGCGGCGGTCGCGGATACGAGACGGCGGCGTCGCTGGCGGCGCGCGGAGAACGGGCGGTGCCGGTCGAACAACTGGACCGCGACCTGCGCATCAACCGGATCTTCGAGGGCTCCAGCGAGATCATGCGTCTGCTGGTCGCGCGCGAGGCCGTGGACGCGCACCTCACGGCGGCCGGAGACCTCGCGGACCCGCATGCCGACACCGGTGCGAAAGCCCGCGCTGCCGCAAAGGCGAGCGGGTTCTACGCGAAGTGGCTGCCGCAACTCGTGGCGGGCAAGGGGCAGGTGCCGACGTCGTACAACGAGTTCGGCGTCCTCGCCAAGCACTTGCGGTTCGTCGAACGGCACTCCCGGAAGCTGGCGCGTTCGACGTTCTACGGGATGGCCCGGTGGCAGGCGGCGCTGGAGAAGCAGCAGGGATTCCTCGGCCGGGTCGTGGACATCGGCGCCGAACTGTTCGCGATGTCCGCGACGTGCGTCAAGGCGGAGATGCAGCGCGAGGAGAACGAGGCCGAGGGCGCGGCCGCGTACGAACTCGCCGACGTGTTCTGCCGGCAGGCGGCGCTGCGGGTCGAGAAGCTGTTCGACGGGTTGTGGCACAACACCGACGAAGTGGACAAGCAGGTCGCACGCTCGATCCTCGAGGGACGGTACGCGTGGCTCGAGCAGGGAGTAGTCGATCCCAGCGAGGGCACCGGTCCGTGGATCACCGAATGGACGCCTGGTGCGTCCACCGAGGAGAACCTGGCCAGGAGGTTCCTGGAGTCCACCCGCCTCTAG
- the hisD gene encoding histidinol dehydrogenase, with protein MLARTDLRGRTPSTAELRAALPRGGVDVDAVLHQVRPVVEAVRERGAAAALEFSEKFDGVRPAQVRVPQPELDRALHELDPAVRTALEVAIERTRKVHADQRRTDTTTEVVPGGTVTERWVPVDRVGLYVPGGNAVYPSSVVMNVVPAQAAGVRSLVVASPPQSGFGGLPHPTILAAAALLGVDEVWAVGGGQAVALLTYGGTDTTGAELAPVDLITGPGNIYVTAAKRLCRGLVGIDAEAGPTEIAILADHTADPVHVAADMISQAEHDVMAASVLVTSSVELADAVDTALAAQLEITKHKERVTAALSGTQSGTVLVSDVDAGLRVVNAYAAEHLEIQTENATVVAAKVTSAGAVFVGPWAPVSLGDYCAGSNHVLPTAGCARHSSGLSVQTFLRGIHVVDYSESALKEVSGHVITLANAEDLPAHGEAVRLRFEALR; from the coding sequence ATGCTCGCCCGCACCGACCTTCGTGGTCGTACCCCTTCCACGGCCGAACTTCGCGCCGCACTTCCTCGAGGTGGAGTGGATGTGGACGCGGTCCTGCATCAGGTTCGCCCCGTCGTCGAGGCGGTCCGGGAGCGCGGCGCCGCCGCGGCCCTGGAGTTCAGCGAGAAGTTCGACGGCGTCCGTCCCGCGCAGGTGCGGGTGCCGCAGCCCGAGTTGGACCGTGCCCTCCACGAACTCGATCCGGCCGTGCGCACGGCCCTCGAGGTCGCGATCGAACGCACCCGCAAGGTGCACGCCGACCAGCGCCGCACCGACACCACCACCGAGGTCGTCCCCGGCGGCACCGTCACCGAGCGGTGGGTGCCCGTCGACCGGGTCGGGCTGTACGTGCCCGGCGGTAATGCCGTCTACCCGTCCAGCGTCGTGATGAACGTCGTCCCCGCGCAGGCCGCCGGTGTCCGGTCCCTCGTGGTGGCGTCGCCGCCGCAGTCCGGGTTCGGTGGTCTGCCGCATCCGACCATCCTCGCCGCGGCAGCCCTGCTCGGCGTCGACGAGGTATGGGCCGTCGGCGGCGGTCAGGCGGTCGCCCTGCTCACCTACGGCGGCACCGACACGACTGGCGCCGAACTCGCCCCCGTCGACCTCATCACCGGCCCCGGCAACATCTACGTCACCGCGGCCAAGCGCCTCTGCCGCGGCCTCGTCGGTATCGACGCAGAGGCGGGCCCCACCGAGATCGCGATCCTCGCCGACCACACGGCCGACCCCGTGCACGTCGCGGCCGACATGATCAGCCAGGCCGAGCACGACGTGATGGCCGCGAGCGTGCTCGTCACCAGCAGCGTCGAACTCGCCGACGCCGTCGACACGGCCCTGGCGGCGCAACTCGAGATCACCAAGCACAAGGAGCGCGTCACCGCTGCACTGTCCGGCACGCAGTCGGGCACCGTCCTGGTCTCCGACGTCGATGCCGGGCTGCGGGTGGTCAACGCCTACGCCGCCGAGCACCTCGAGATCCAGACCGAGAACGCCACGGTCGTCGCCGCGAAGGTGACCAGCGCGGGCGCGGTGTTCGTCGGACCGTGGGCGCCAGTCAGCCTCGGCGACTACTGCGCCGGGTCCAACCATGTTCTGCCCACCGCGGGCTGTGCCCGGCACTCGTCCGGCCTGAGCGTGCAGACGTTCCTGCGCGGCATCCACGTCGTCGACTACTCCGAGTCCGCGCTGAAGGAGGTCTCCGGCCACGTCATCACGCTCGCGAACGCCGAGGACCTGCCCGCACACGGTGAGGCCGTGCGGCTGCGGTTCGAGGCGCTGCGGTGA
- the hisF gene encoding imidazole glycerol phosphate synthase subunit HisF → MTLAVRVIPCLDVDAGRVVKGVNFENLRDAGDPVELAAAYDAQGADELTFLDVTASTADRGTMLDVVSRTAEQVFIPLTVGGGVRTVEDVDRLLRAGADKVSVNTAAIARPELLRELSERFGSQCIVLSVDARTVPQGQPDTPSGWEVTTHGGKRGTGIDAVEWAVRGAELGVGEILLNSMDADGTKAGFDLPMIRAVRAAVHVPVIASGGAGAVEHFAPAVGAGADAVLAASVFHFGDMTIGDVKKSMREEGITVR, encoded by the coding sequence ATGACTCTGGCGGTTCGAGTGATCCCGTGTCTGGACGTCGATGCCGGACGCGTCGTCAAGGGCGTCAACTTCGAGAACCTGCGAGACGCGGGTGACCCCGTGGAGCTGGCCGCCGCGTACGACGCGCAGGGCGCCGACGAGCTCACGTTCCTCGACGTCACCGCGTCCACCGCGGACCGTGGCACCATGCTCGACGTGGTGAGCCGGACGGCGGAGCAGGTCTTCATCCCGCTCACGGTCGGCGGCGGTGTCCGCACCGTCGAGGACGTCGACCGGCTGCTGCGCGCCGGCGCCGACAAGGTGAGCGTCAACACCGCGGCGATCGCCCGGCCCGAGTTGCTCCGCGAACTCAGCGAACGCTTCGGGTCCCAGTGCATCGTGCTGTCGGTGGACGCGCGCACCGTGCCGCAGGGGCAGCCCGACACCCCCTCGGGGTGGGAGGTCACCACGCACGGCGGCAAGCGCGGCACCGGCATCGACGCCGTCGAGTGGGCGGTCCGGGGCGCCGAACTGGGTGTCGGGGAGATCCTGCTCAACTCTATGGACGCCGACGGCACGAAGGCCGGCTTCGACCTGCCCATGATCCGGGCGGTGCGGGCTGCCGTGCACGTGCCGGTGATCGCCAGCGGGGGAGCGGGCGCGGTCGAGCACTTCGCGCCCGCGGTCGGTGCGGGCGCGGACGCCGTGCTCGCCGCTAGCGTCTTCCACTTCGGTGACATGACGATCGGCGACGTGAAGAAGTCCATGCGTGAAGAAGGGATCACCGTCCGATGA
- the hisH gene encoding imidazole glycerol phosphate synthase subunit HisH → MTVSTIAVLDYGSGNLHSATRALARTGARVEVTSDHKVALAADGLVVPGVGAFAACMEGLRAVRGERIIGQRLAGGRPVLGICVGMQILFERGVEFGVEAEGCGEWPGTVERLQADVLPHMGWNTVEAPGNSTLFAGIDPGTRFYFVHSYAAQTWELPTPERLAPPALTWADHGGKFLAAVENGALSATQFHPEKSGDAGAELLRNWVRSL, encoded by the coding sequence ATGACCGTCTCCACGATTGCCGTCCTCGACTACGGCTCCGGCAACCTGCATTCGGCCACCCGCGCGCTGGCCCGGACCGGCGCGCGCGTCGAGGTCACTTCCGACCACAAGGTCGCGCTCGCGGCCGACGGTCTCGTCGTTCCCGGTGTCGGCGCGTTCGCGGCCTGCATGGAAGGACTCCGCGCCGTCCGCGGCGAACGGATCATCGGTCAGCGCCTGGCCGGCGGTCGGCCGGTCCTCGGAATCTGCGTCGGCATGCAGATCCTCTTCGAACGCGGAGTCGAATTCGGCGTCGAGGCGGAGGGCTGCGGCGAGTGGCCGGGCACCGTCGAGCGCCTGCAGGCCGACGTGCTGCCCCACATGGGCTGGAACACCGTGGAGGCACCCGGCAACAGCACGCTGTTCGCCGGGATCGATCCCGGCACTCGTTTCTACTTCGTCCACTCGTATGCGGCGCAGACCTGGGAGCTCCCGACGCCGGAGCGGCTCGCACCGCCGGCCCTGACGTGGGCCGACCACGGCGGCAAATTCCTGGCCGCGGTCGAGAACGGCGCACTGTCCGCCACCCAGTTCCACCCCGAGAAGTCCGGCGACGCTGGAGCGGAACTGCTCCGCAACTGGGTCCGCAGCTTGTGA
- a CDS encoding inositol monophosphatase family protein, which translates to MALSRDPRELLAVASELLDGVHDRFVSGVGAPSAVHKGPDDFATAVDLELEKRLTGELRDRTGIDVHGEEFGGPDLDSGPVWVLDPIDGTFNYSAGLPTAGTLLALLDDGVPVLGLTWLPLVGRRYAAVADGPLLEGGQPLPRLGRTSLASSIVGLGALNIDSRGRIPGAYRLQVLAQLSRVSSRIRIHGSTGVDLAFTAAGILGGAVVFGHNAWDNAAGVALVRAAGGVVTDLGGRPWTVTSDSVLAGAPGVHGEILDILGSLGDPRSEPSGGRTQ; encoded by the coding sequence ATGGCCCTGTCCCGCGATCCCCGGGAACTCCTCGCCGTCGCCAGTGAGCTGCTCGACGGAGTGCACGACCGGTTCGTCTCGGGTGTGGGTGCGCCCAGCGCCGTCCACAAGGGTCCCGACGACTTCGCGACCGCCGTCGATCTCGAACTCGAGAAGCGGCTGACCGGGGAACTGCGCGACCGGACCGGCATCGATGTCCACGGGGAGGAATTCGGCGGACCCGACCTCGACAGCGGACCCGTGTGGGTGCTCGACCCCATCGACGGCACCTTCAACTATTCGGCGGGTTTGCCTACGGCCGGCACCCTGCTCGCGCTCCTCGACGACGGGGTTCCCGTTCTCGGTCTGACCTGGTTGCCGCTCGTCGGGCGACGGTACGCGGCCGTCGCGGACGGACCGCTGCTCGAGGGGGGACAGCCGTTGCCGCGGCTCGGCCGCACGTCGCTGGCGTCGTCGATCGTCGGTTTGGGGGCGCTGAACATCGACAGTCGCGGGCGCATCCCGGGCGCCTACCGGCTGCAGGTCCTCGCGCAGCTCAGCCGGGTGTCCTCGCGCATCCGGATCCACGGATCCACGGGTGTCGACCTCGCGTTCACCGCGGCCGGAATTCTCGGCGGCGCGGTGGTGTTCGGGCACAATGCGTGGGACAACGCGGCCGGTGTCGCGCTGGTGCGCGCCGCGGGTGGTGTGGTGACGGACCTGGGTGGCCGGCCGTGGACCGTGACGTCGGACTCGGTACTCGCTGGAGCGCCCGGAGTGCACGGCGAAATTCTCGATATCCTCGGATCACTGGGTGATCCTCGTTCCGAGCCTTCAGGAGGGCGTACGCAATGA